In Massilia violaceinigra, one DNA window encodes the following:
- a CDS encoding RNA-binding S4 domain-containing protein: protein MQKVSFDLTGEFVELNQLLKLTGLCDSGGAGKNLVATGVVSVDGKKELRKTAKIRDGQVVGIGDVRISVRSGGTDGA from the coding sequence ATGCAGAAAGTCTCTTTTGACCTGACAGGCGAGTTCGTCGAACTGAACCAGTTACTGAAACTGACGGGCCTGTGCGACAGCGGCGGCGCGGGCAAGAACCTGGTCGCCACGGGCGTGGTATCGGTCGACGGCAAGAAGGAATTGCGCAAGACGGCCAAGATCCGCGATGGCCAGGTGGTCGGCATCGGCGATGTGCGCATCAGCGTGCGCAGCGGTGGCACGGACGGCGCCTGA
- the fumC gene encoding class II fumarate hydratase, whose product METRIEKDSFGPIAVPAERLWGAQTQRSLEHFAISTERMAPELVAALAQVKRAAAAVNRSLGLLPADKADAIVKAADEVLDGRHPDEFPLVVWQTGSGTQSNMNMNEVLANRASELVGGARGEGRLLHPNDHVNMGQSSNDIFPTAMHVAAAQAVVQSLLPALARLRGTLEIKARDFADIVKIGRTHLQDATPLTLGQEFSGYVAQLEYSEHAIKSTLPGLLQLAAGGTAVGTGLNTHPDFAGRIAAEIGSRTSISFKTAPNKFAALAGHDALVGTHGALKTLATALMKIANDVRWMASGPRSGLGEISIPENEPGSSIMPGKVNPTQCEALTMLCCQVFGNDVAITMGGASGNFELNVFKPMIIHNFLQSARLLADGMRSFNEHCAHGIEPNRERIGELMERSLMLVTALAPHIGYDRAAQIAKKAQHEGTTLKQAALALGFVTEQQFQDWIVPLDMTRPGL is encoded by the coding sequence ATGGAAACAAGAATCGAGAAAGACAGTTTTGGCCCGATCGCGGTACCGGCAGAGCGCTTGTGGGGCGCGCAGACGCAGCGCTCGCTGGAGCACTTCGCGATCTCGACCGAGCGCATGGCGCCCGAGCTGGTGGCCGCGCTGGCCCAGGTCAAGCGCGCCGCCGCCGCCGTCAACCGCTCGCTCGGCCTGCTGCCCGCGGATAAGGCCGACGCCATCGTCAAGGCGGCCGACGAAGTCCTCGACGGGCGCCATCCGGACGAATTTCCGCTGGTGGTGTGGCAGACCGGTTCCGGCACGCAAAGCAATATGAACATGAACGAGGTGCTGGCCAACCGCGCGTCCGAGCTGGTGGGCGGCGCGCGCGGCGAAGGCCGCCTGCTGCACCCGAACGACCATGTGAACATGGGCCAGTCGTCGAACGATATCTTTCCGACCGCAATGCACGTGGCGGCGGCCCAGGCTGTGGTGCAGTCGCTGCTGCCGGCCCTGGCGCGCCTGCGCGGCACGCTGGAAATCAAGGCGCGCGACTTCGCCGACATCGTCAAGATCGGCCGCACCCACCTGCAGGATGCCACGCCGCTGACCCTGGGACAGGAATTCTCCGGCTACGTGGCCCAGCTGGAATACTCGGAACATGCGATCAAGTCCACCCTGCCCGGCCTGCTGCAACTGGCCGCCGGCGGTACCGCGGTCGGCACGGGCCTGAATACCCACCCGGATTTCGCGGGGCGCATCGCGGCCGAAATCGGCTCGCGCACCAGCATCAGCTTTAAAACCGCGCCCAACAAGTTTGCCGCCCTGGCCGGTCACGACGCGCTGGTGGGCACCCACGGCGCCCTGAAAACCCTGGCCACGGCGTTGATGAAAATCGCCAACGACGTGCGCTGGATGGCGTCCGGCCCGCGCTCGGGCCTGGGCGAAATCAGCATTCCCGAAAACGAGCCGGGCAGCTCGATCATGCCGGGCAAGGTCAATCCGACCCAGTGCGAGGCGCTGACCATGCTGTGCTGCCAGGTATTCGGCAATGATGTCGCCATTACCATGGGCGGTGCCTCGGGCAACTTCGAGCTGAACGTGTTCAAGCCGATGATCATCCATAACTTCCTGCAAAGTGCCCGCCTGCTGGCCGACGGCATGCGCTCCTTCAACGAGCACTGCGCGCACGGGATCGAGCCGAACCGCGAACGTATCGGCGAACTGATGGAGCGCTCGCTGATGCTGGTGACGGCGCTGGCGCCGCACATCGGCTACGACCGCGCGGCCCAGATCGCCAAGAAGGCGCAGCACGAAGGCACCACCTTGAAACAGGCGGCGCTGGCGCTCGGTTTTGTTACGGAACAACAGTTCCAGGATTGGATCGTCCCGCTCGACATGACCCGGCCTGGACTGTGA
- a CDS encoding type IV pilus assembly protein FimV codes for MHHSGIVRLVRSGITAILALLLAGALSCAHAAELGEVQVRSYIGQPLVADIELTALAEPGSSVQVRLADPNVWRGANVRMHPVLSNLTLSVMRRDGRQFLHITSVNPVEGDYVHLFLTLAEGGKREVRAATLWLSQDPQPAPPPPPPPAPVPIPVPVPVPVPAPASVSAPAPARTARAAPAVIAPAAPRPVRVLQLPSAPASCPQQFSDEQIKLCAALDHKNGILTAQIVELEEKVKLLQLAIENKSAAASSHTEAASTPPPVISRAALAKKNAEAAKKGEGLPWMLIGAAAAGALLVIGLAVWFLLRRRKRKAALPAEVAEAPAVPKTGMFARLAARFKRKPKAAAPVAHVEPDAG; via the coding sequence ATGCACCATTCTGGAATCGTCCGGCTGGTCCGGTCCGGCATTACCGCTATCCTCGCCTTGCTCCTGGCCGGCGCGCTCTCCTGCGCTCACGCGGCCGAGCTGGGCGAGGTCCAGGTGCGCTCGTATATCGGGCAGCCGCTGGTGGCCGACATCGAACTGACCGCGCTGGCCGAGCCTGGCTCCAGCGTACAGGTACGGCTGGCCGATCCGAATGTGTGGCGCGGCGCCAATGTGCGCATGCATCCGGTGCTGTCGAACCTGACCCTGTCGGTGATGCGGCGCGACGGCCGCCAATTTCTGCACATCACCTCGGTCAATCCGGTCGAGGGCGACTACGTCCACCTGTTTCTCACGCTTGCCGAAGGCGGCAAGCGCGAAGTGCGCGCGGCCACCTTGTGGCTGAGCCAGGATCCGCAGCCGGCCCCGCCACCGCCACCGCCGCCCGCTCCCGTTCCCATTCCAGTTCCAGTTCCAGTTCCAGTTCCAGCGCCGGCATCGGTATCCGCGCCCGCGCCAGCGCGAACGGCGCGTGCCGCTCCGGCTGTCATCGCCCCGGCAGCGCCGCGCCCGGTGCGCGTATTGCAGCTGCCATCGGCGCCGGCATCCTGTCCCCAGCAGTTCAGCGATGAGCAAATCAAGCTCTGCGCTGCGCTCGACCACAAGAATGGCATACTGACCGCCCAGATTGTTGAACTGGAGGAAAAGGTCAAGCTGCTGCAATTGGCCATCGAAAACAAGAGCGCGGCGGCAAGCAGTCACACCGAAGCGGCCAGCACGCCGCCGCCCGTCATCTCGCGTGCCGCCCTGGCCAAAAAGAATGCCGAAGCCGCCAAGAAAGGGGAGGGCTTGCCCTGGATGCTGATCGGCGCTGCCGCAGCCGGCGCGCTGCTCGTGATCGGGCTGGCCGTCTGGTTCCTGCTGCGTCGACGCAAGCGCAAGGCGGCCCTTCCCGCCGAGGTTGCCGAGGCCCCGGCCGTGCCCAAAACGGGCATGTTCGCTAGGCTGGCGGCACGCTTCAAACGCAAGCCCAAGGCAGCTGCGCCGGTGGCACACGTGGAGCCCGACGCCGGCTGA